The following are encoded in a window of Dryobates pubescens isolate bDryPub1 chromosome 34, bDryPub1.pri, whole genome shotgun sequence genomic DNA:
- the OAF gene encoding out at first protein homolog, whose product MPGPRRRLSALPALLWLALAPLPGAPGPAARAELRVRVRLPGGQVTEESLQADSRLDCISLELRTADGALVTLTADFRQEVKIFRALILGELERGQSQFQALCFVTRLHRNEIIPSESMAKLRQKNPRTVRQAEEVRGLEHLSMDVAVNFSKGAQLSSHIHNVCAEAKEAIYTREEDVKFWLEKGVDGSMFEVLPQTSDLPDLQRCKLCSDLWKPCICSYSLSIEWYPCMLKYCRSRDAGGKVSSYKCGIRSCQKGYTFDYYVPQKQLCLWDEET is encoded by the exons ATGCCCGGCCCGCGGCGCCGGCTGTCGGCGCTGCccgccctgctgtggctggcgcTGGCCCCGCTGCCCGGCGCGCCCGGCCCCGCGGCCAGGGCCGAGCTGCGGGTGCGGGTGCGGCTGCCCGGCGGGCAGGTGACGGAGGAGAGCCTGCAGGCCGACAGCCGCCTCGACTGCATCAGCCTGGAGCTGCGCACCGCCGACGGCGCGCTCGTCACCCTCACCGCCGACTTCAGACAG GAGGTGAAGATTTTCCGTGCCTTAATCCtaggggagctggagaggggccagagccAGTTCCAGGCTCTGTGCTTCGTCACGAGGCTTCACCGCAACGAGATCATCCCCAGCGAGTCCATGGCGAAGCTGCGGCAG AAAAATCCCAGGACAGTGAGGCAGGCGGAGGAGGTgcggggcctggagcacctcagcATGGATGTAGCTGTCAACTTCAGCAAGGGAGCACAGCTGAGCTCTCACATCCACAACGTCTGTGCAGAGGCCAAAGAAGCAATTTATACCCGAGAGGAAGATGTCAAATTTTGGCTGGAGAAAG GAGTGGATGGCTCCATGTTCGAGGTCCTGCCGCAGACTTCTGACCTCCCTGACCTGCAGCGCTGCAAGCTGTGCTCAGACCTCTGGAAGCCCTGCATCTGCAGCTACTCCCTGAGCATCGAGTGGTATCCCTGCATGCTGAAGTACTGCCGCAGTCGGGATGCTGGGGGCAAGGTTTCCTCTTACAAGTGCGGCATCCGCAGCTGCCAGAAGGGCTACACCTTCGATTACTACGTGccacagaagcagctctgtctcTGGGATGAGGAGACCTAG